A segment of the Elaeis guineensis isolate ETL-2024a chromosome 6, EG11, whole genome shotgun sequence genome:
CCTCCACTTTCTCCTGTTCTGCTGTTGCCTCTCCCTCCTGTCGTGCCATCGCCTCTACCTCTTCCTGGAGGATCCCTTCCTCACCCTACTGCGCCTCTTTGACCCCATCGCCACCGCTTGGATGCCGCTTCCCCCACTCCCTTGTAGTCCCCACCTTTATGGCCTCTCCAATTTCATCCCAATCTCCCACATCCCCCATCTCTATGTCCTCGACAGCTCCCACTTCAACACCCACTCCTATGCTCTCGGCATCCTCATTGCCTTGTCGTTGCCCACTACCTTGACCTTACCATCCTGCCCTCTCTCCTTGCCTAGTATTGCCTCCCCGATATGCTCTCTCTGTAAGGCAGCCTTATGTGCACCCCCATCTTTGGTGGCAATGATGGTAGTGGTGGCATCATTCACCAATAGTGAATCCCGTCACTCCATGTTACCCTCCAAGGGCAGCGGGATGAGCTCCATTGAGTGGTACGACATTGACTTCGGTGAGTGAAATATGGAAGAAGGGCTGTCAAGGTGGGAGAGTAAGGAGTTCTGATTGATGGGAGGATATAGAGATAATCGAGCGATGTCAGGGTTGGTTCTGACCTATGTTTATTATAAGGACACCATGGTGCTTGGGATGAGGGGCGGGAAGCGGAGGGAGGTGGGAGAGAAGTGGGAGGATGGGGAGAGAAGGAAGCTTGAATCAGTTGTGGTCATTGATGGAGAGTATGGGCAGGTGCCAAGAATTTTCATGCTcaataaaaatgatatttttatggtaattcaaacaaaaaataaaaatgagatgtAAGAACCTCAATTTTTTTGGGCATGCTTTTAAGAAATAGACATCAAATTGCATCTATTTGCTTCAAAAGGATTTTTATCATTTCTCTTTTTTGATTGAagtaaaaattatatttgatcttttattttcaaaaatatcttcaaaattattatatttatttatcaaaaaagaggccCATCTTAAATGCTAAAAAGTAATTTTGATTAATATCagcttaaatattattttattaatgctTATTGCATTAATATCATCTTTCAACAATAGATCCATCTTAAATTCtaagaaataattttgattaatgacAGCTTCAATACTTTTTATTAATGCTTATTTGATTTATGCAATATTTGTTTGGCTAGCCCAACCATCTCTCCTAATCTTCATATTCTCAGATCTTTTATCAATTATTGACTGTTAAGATTCTAATCAAGTCGATTCTTAATAAATTAAGAGCATTAATTATAGCTTTCATTTTAAAGTTATTGTGCTTGGATTATGGGACCATCTTTCTTAATAATGGTGTTTAGTACTATAATGTACACTTAACCATGATCTACATGTACAtagaattaatttttatttccaaaatttaaaaagcttgaAATTGCAAAAATTTGcccttttttcattataaaaatcttcatttaaagaatatggataaatctaatatatctaatatatatgtatattaaaataaaGACTTTGTATTGGTAAGCTCTCCTTTTGCCATCTGTATAGGCTATGCCTTTGCCGGTATagataattattttcaaaaaaaataagtacttataattatgataatttttcataaaaattattttgacagttTTTCTTTTAGTTTCATAATATAGCATATCTCTCATTTATTAGCTCTGTATAGAGAAAtataaaatagaaagaaaagtaatatcagcttatatattattttattaatattaaagtcataaattatatcaatattttttttgctaCAATTAATCATTGACATCGTTAGAACTCCTAGGAAGGAAGGTGGGCTCAATCTCACCACATCTACCACATATACAGTATTTAATCACACATAAAAATTTTGTTGAATAGAGAAAAATTCAAgggagtatatatatatatatatatatatatatatatatatgcatgcatttgCATTTATTGCTACTTATTAGcatcaaatattattattattattattttaaaactaaTATTAATAGGTTAGGAATTAGAATCGAAAAATGTTAACATTGAACTTGAAAAGATTTTGAATACATCAAATTTGCTAGGCCATGgataaatatattatgatattttataataataattaagattaatatattaatatgctgAACATCATGTTGCATTATCACTTTCACTTTTATGTTTATGAAAACAATAAattgttttaaaattttggaCTAATTTCCTATGAAAAAACTCGATGACTAAGTAAATAAATGACCATCCACTACTACAAAATGGGGCTACGACAGTGATTTACAACTACTACCATAGCTCAAAAAATCGTGGCCATAACCTACGACAACGATTAGACAATCATTGCCACTGTGACCGTCACCGTAGATCTATGACAGCAGTTATTACAATAGTTGGATCAACCGCTGTCATAGACAAGATATGGCAGCGGTTGTCCAACAGCTGCTATAGAAAAATTATCGCACAACCGCTGCTATAGCTTCTATAGCAACAATTGTCCAACTGCGGTCATAGATCTATTGCAGCAGTTGGACAATCGCTCCAGTATTGAAAATAGTAGGTTATCCAACTATGGCCATATGGCAAggacttgagagagagagagatcgatggGTCGGTGGGTGCTGGGGGCAATGACGGGGCTGCGACAAGGTGCCAGCGGAGTGGGCGATGGTGGCACCGGTAAGGCGGGGCCAGCATTGAGGCAGGGCCAGGGTGGCTACACCGACAGGGCCGCGGTGGCCCGATGGGGGCGGGCTACGGCCGCGGCTCGATGGGGGCGGGGCCGCGGCAACAGTGCGGTGGAGGTGGGGTTGCGAGGATGGGGCCGCAGGCGACGGCGGACGGGACGGGTAGAGAGAAATAGCACAAGGTTGACTATTTAAGTCATTATATACATGTTCTTCATTTCTTCCACAATCGATATGAGACTATCACAATCAACCATAGTTTGAATCTATTGCAGTGGTTATAAATAACTGCTGCCATAGGTTGATCTGTAGCAGTAGTTATAGATAATCACTGCCACAAATCGACCTATGGCAATGGTTATCAGTAATCACTACTATAGATCAATCTATAATAGCAGAGCCACTGCTATAGATCCAATATATGACAGCGGTTATAGATAATCGCTATCATAGATTCTACGGCAATGGTTTTGGAACCGCTGTCGTAGTAAGAGCTACTATAGCCCTTGTTGTAGTAGTGatcattaatatatattttttttaaaaataaataaaataaataaaaatagaccGATGTGAATCTGAATGAGTCCAACACAAATTAGTTGAATTTGAGTATATGTTTCTTTAACTTTCCAACAATAATATGTaaagatattaaatttttttaaattagaaataTACTTATTGTCTAAAAACATGAAGGTTTAGAGAAGAAATAAGGCTGGAGTATCCAAATTTAGAAAAACTAAAATAGCTCATAAATAGCTTAAAATCTATActatacataaaatatatttttttattattttaatttttttaaaatatatatagaatatatattgatgaattaataaaataaaatattttttcaagaaaaattcaTATCCCGTATACGGGTTACAAGTTAGTATGTTTTATTATAATGTACTATAATAATGAAATATTCTAGTGTATATAGACTTATGCTGATATTAATGTtacatttaaaatattaatattattgtaAAATTTATACATCGATATATGGATAATTTATTCTAATGTTTTTAAAAAACTTTGACGGTCAAATAGAATATCGCCTAAACACATGATCATGCTTCTTTCCTCGCACCCATACGTCATCCGTGACCTGCCTCCCTCTAGATTGAAAACTGATGGAAGGGGACAGGCTCGAGCAGACTTGTAGAACTTAATCTCCAAGTCTTCTGCATGAAATAATATTTGTAGAACTTAATCTCCAAGTCTTCtgcatgaaataatattttatccaaATGGATGCAGACAGGCATGGCATGTGCTACATTTTATGTGCTAAAATTCAACTCAAGCAGGCTGTGGAAAGAAAGCAATCGTATGatgtttttttttccaaaaaaaaaatatttttgtgaataATATTATGCTAGAAGTTTCTGGTTATCGGTTGGCGTGGACATCCATCGCTCCAGTTAGATGCAAGCCATTCTGACGTGGTTTTCTTGTACgcattttagtgaaattattcgATATTTTTTCAAAGGGAAGGGAAACACGACTCGCCATGAGGTTGGCCTCCTTGCATTTGGTATTGCTCCCTTGTCTCTTCacctccttctctctttctctctctctctcgtcgtTCGTGAAGGGCACCATGTGGTGGGGATCGGCTGAGACTTTAGGGAGGATACTATGGGGAGTTGTGGGTCTGTTGTTATTGCTGCAGGCTTGGAAAGGGTTGGAATGGCTTTGGTGGACGCCAAGGAGGCTGGAAAGAGCGCTCCGAGGCCAAGGGTTGAGGGGCACCCGGTATCGCTTCATCCACGGCGACCTCAAGGAGACCGCCCGGCTCAACAAGGAGGCCTGGTCCCAACCCATGCCTTTCTCTCACGACATCGTCCCTCGTGTCACTCCCTTCTTCCATCGCGCTATCAAGGAAAACGGTAATAATtaatgggtttttttttttccccgggTGGTTGGAAGCCCCTTTTTTGTTCAGTTCTAGCTTCTATATCAGTTTTGTGTGGCATGAAATGGAGCAAATGCTTCAGCTCTTTGCTTAATAGCATTTAGTTCATGTGGCAATTAGTGAAAAGTACACTACTTTAATAtatcccagcaacttccaactgaGTTTGTAGATGATGAACCTTCCTTGTATTGGGTGATATTAGCTATCATTATTGGTCTCTTATTCATTATCTTAATAAACCGGGTGGAGATTCCTCCCTTTCTGTAATTGACAAAAAGAATTGGAAATTGCAGTCTTAGAATTCCTTCTTTTTCAGTTGTTCTCTAAGTCAATACTTAAATTAGTGAAGCATAgtgtcacaccccgaacccaatACTCGGATCAGATACGTGATggctgcacactccttagagcaagccctaaagaatatgcaaggccaaattaaatcgttacaaccttaacatccataataatttatttcaacaataattcgtaaaatcttgcataattacaatttaaattttttcaattctctgatcagatactatgacactctatttatccttctgctcacccgtaaatctaagccatagccaatcataagcatcctgtaactctgagaagaaaaagaaagatgaagaggtgtgagctttacagtccagtaagaattctcatatcacactgatataataatataatctaaaaataaagataaataataaaatataaaattcgatgttcaatgtccagaataatacaaatatccataaattttctgtcttgttaaaatagatgcatcatcatatgttaacaggtgaaacacttttatttaacaattatttcatgtcttatctttcatttctctttgcataatcacatgatttttaatatttctttctggctctgaactatccaagtctatacctcagtcatcatccggatcgcatccacttaaaaagcctttcaaggttgtcccaagatgagctcctggccggctgtcccacgtacgaaagtccgtgagaggttgtctcaggcataagctcctaacgggctatcccaggcatgagctcctggcaggctgatccacctgtaagccagtgggggctgtcccaggcataagctcctggcggactgtcccaggcataagctcctgaccggctgttccacatgacaaggctagtccataccatatatttctttcttttcatttaatcattatgtgttgatttcatcaaatcaattctgtcttgcattgtgatcaattcagatatgtcatatccatataatcatgccatcaatctctaatatatatatatattgacataacatactcatgctcaaaatcaaataacaatatctcagatataataaattcatcgatctcaaatccgacgatgcaaaaccaataatgcaagactaacagtaaaatagcatatatatatataatgatgatcatgtacagggattcttactgaattttttaacaaaatattccactcgatatcatatgcagacaatcatatcttcatgaccctgatcaatataaaaatcacatatagagaaattatcgataatcgatcctaataacacaaatcgaagacctctcttagaattaatcaaaattaagatttaactaagtatctggatcctccactgatccataagactcttagagagagaaaatccatgaagagagagaaaattttagagagagaaagtagagaaagaaagtggagagagaaaatagagagagaaaatttttgtatcttttagacgaggcaatcatgatcgagatcatcaaagatcatatcagggcaactcaatatggattaaccatgattgatgttatcaatttcgaataaagatcggatcgagatctaatctactgcatgaatttcggagcaatctcagattatctttttttcatctcaagtttatcctaagatccgtgatgaaatcaaagagagaaagacactagagagataaaatccataaagagagagaaatatctagagagagaaaatagggagagaatctagagagagaaaatagagaaagaagGTAGAgacaggagagaggaaagagagagaaaggagggagaggagagagaaaaattctctcttttcttcttcttttttttctatttttgttttgttttgttttatttttttttttctttttctctttttccttttctttttctttttctttttttttctctttttttttcttcttctttctttttccttttcttcccgcagcctcccttgggccgaaacaggagaACTCAAATCTCCTCCTTTGCTCGGCCGACCAAAGGCCGCAGCCGGCATGGCGGTGGCCGGTAACAAAGGCCGACGATCCCACAGCTCGGAgggaccaaaccggtggtcggcggtgaccaccgacgtcggaaaatcgaagaaaaacggacaaaatagaggtttcttctgcaacaaaatccggcgactccggtcgccggcgagtgtGCACACCAgcacgggaaggaaaggggagaagagaggaaggaggaggaggctcaccttcgacgccggtgAGGCTTTTCGATGAGAAATTAGACGGGCACAGATCGGGTCTCCATGGTGATTTTTCGGTGATTGCCACCGACTGGATCTcggatctttggtggaagggagagaggagggatctcctccttaaatagagctggagggggctcttttccgactccgattgggagccggtgaatggaggaagaagactccctttgagagtcttctcctctgtttctttccttttttttttttttttttatgggctttgggcttttgggcttggtccagggctCAAAATGGGCCGAGTGTTACACATAGGAAACAAGGTTTGACTTTAATCTTTAGAGCTGTTTTGGTGGCATTTATTACGATAGCATTTTATTTCTCGAACAGTCAGTATATACCTATTCATATCCATTTGACGAATACAGCTCTCAAAATTTTTGTTAACAACAGATGTCAGCATAGTTGACATCGATCATCTCAAATTATTTCTTTGGGCATCATGATATTTATGTTTATATACGTTGAACCCATGAGGAAGAAATATAAAACCATACATAGTTTTTGAtttcttcaaaattctcactTGAAATTGTTTAAGAAAATGTGACTAATTTGTAAGTAGTGATTAATTCAATTTCTATTGATGGGCTTACTTCCAGCAGTTTCTTCTAAAGAGAGCATAGCAAAATCTGAACTAGTCATGCCACTTCATAATGACTTGAATGCACTTGTGTCGTGAAATGTAGGTAAACTTTCTATTACTTGGTTTGGACCTGTGCCTAGAGTAACTATTATGAATCCAGAGTGGGTAAGGGAAGTACTGTCCAACAAGTTTGGCCACTTCGCAAAACCACAGATAAACCCTCTTGGACGGTTGTTAGCTACAGGACTTGCAAATTATGAAGGTGAACAATGGGCCAAACATAGGAGGATTCTAAATCCTGCTTTCAATCTGGAGAAGTTGAAGGTAATTCATGGTCATTATTCAAACTCAAAAAATCATTTCAGTACATATGAATTCTATCTCAGATGTTATGAGGTTATATCCCTTTCTTTTGTTCATGTAGTTTCTCTATCAATGATTCATTTTCTCTTTGTTGATTTATAGCGCATGTTGCCGGCATTCTCTGCTTGTTGTGGTGAATTGGTTAACAGATGGGAGAAATCGATTGGCTCTTTGGGATATTTTGAATTAGATGTTTGGCCTGAGCTCCAGAATTTTACAGGAGATGTGATCTCCCGAACAGCATTCGGTAGCAGCTATGAGGAAGGTAGACGGATTTTCCAACTTCAAGCAGAGCAAGCTGAGCTTCTTATTCCGGCTGTTCAGACTGTGTATATTCCAGGCTACAGGTGCATAGTTTTCGAGCCCGTTGATTTTGTTTAGTTAGAAGGAAAATGGCTATTGAATCTTTTTGTTTGGATTACAAGAGCAAACACAGTGTTAGTTTCTAATGATTCTGGAGAATCTCTTGCTCTTGCAACCAAAATTTCAAGTCTCGATACCAGGCCTTATATCGATGATTATTGATATAGAGTGCCCCCATACCAATACATGGTACACTGTTAGAATCAGCAGTTAAGTAGTATCATGTATGGGAATGCGGAGGGGGTGGGGATTGTGTGCCAAGCCTCATAGTGGTACTAATACCCTATCAGGTTGGTATGTTATGTTCTGTATTACATGGCAGTATGGTACTTATAACACTAGTTGCAATGATCTCTATACAAAGTTACATTTCataatattttcttaattttaaagaaatcatatcacataattatgtgTAAGATGATGTTTAAACACTTTTATTCATGTGGTCCACAACTACTGCATCTTATACAGGTTTCTGCCTACCCCAATCaacaacagaagaaaaaaaattgatagagaGGTTCGAGCACTCCTAAGAGGCATaattgagaagagagagaaggctATAAACTTGGGTGAAGCTAGTAATGGTGACTTATTGGGTTTGATGATAGAATCTAATTTGAAACACTTCCAAGAACACGGGAACTCCAAGAACACTAGGATGACCACCGAAGAGGTGATTGGAGAGTGTAAACTTTTCTACTTTGCAGGGCAGGAGACTACATCTGTGTTACTCACATGGACAATGGTTGTCTTGAGTATGCATCCAAGCTGGCAGGTTCGTGCAAGAGAAGAGGTTTTAGAACTCTTTGGGAAAAACAGACCAGATTATGATGGCTTGAACCGTCTAAAGATTGTGAGTATATTTGTTACATTCCCTTTGTTGTCTATTTAATTGATTTGAAATGTCAAAAAAAACCCTACGACTTGAGACATTGGATCTACAGTTTTGTATGAATAGTATTGCTCTTAGCATAGTaactctaaataaaatataatcatTTGTTAAAGGCATATTGCATTTTGTTTGATACCGATAGATAACTTTTTGTCGGGAATGAGGCTGCTTGTCTCTATACTATGCTATGGAAACAGTTTTAGATTCAGAATTGTTTCTTTTAAATCAATGATAAGAAGACAATATAAATTGTATTTTGGAAACTCAAATGGAAGCCATGCATTAAATGGTTCTCATTTTCTCCCACATTTTTACATGATGATTTCTGTACTGCTTTGTGCTACTTAGAAAAAACATCCTCTTCTGGGTGCTATGATCTATCCAGCAGAGCTTCTCATACGAAATCTAGCATCAAGGTGAAGTGTTTCCTTCATGATTAAATTCATGTGGCAGGTCACTATGATTCTTTACGAGGTTCTCAGGTTATACCCACCTGCAATTCAACTCAATCGCCGGACATACAAAACAATGAAAGTTGGAGATATCACTTGCCCTGCAGGTGTGCTACTCTTACTGCCTGTGATCTTCATTCACCATGATCCAGAATTCTGGGGCAAAGATGCTAGTGAGTTCAATCCAGAGAGATTTGCAGAAGGGATTTCAAAGGCATCGAAAGATCAGCTAGCATTTTTTCCATTTGGTTGGGGTCCTCGGACTTGTATCGGACAGAGTTTTGCATTGCTGGAAGCTAAGATGGGATTAAGCATGATTCTTCAGCATTTCTCATTTGAGCTTTCACCATCCTATGTCCATGCTCCATACACTGTTTTAACTCTTCAACCCCAGCATGGTGCTCAAATTAGGCTACGCAGAGTCTGATATCctcatttcatcattaataacacATGACTACCGCAACATGTGATGATCCTTCTGTAATGATCCTTCTGTAAGCAGAGAAcataaatatattttcttttctttttcttttgttggagACAGTTTCTTCCATTATCTCTTTAGGCAAATCACAAGTCCTGATCTTGGTTCTATTGTTTGTAGCTAGAAATAAAGATCCTGGCACTACGTTATGGAGCAGAGCTATAACTGGAGCTTTGTCCTCCAGTGTTTTTTTTGTGCTCTTTCATTTTCTTAAGGAAATATTGTCAGAATGTGTCTAATTttgtttctaaaaaaataattagaagagATTGTTATTTTGAGAACCAAGATGAAAATGCCATCCTGCAGATTTGAATCTGGAACATCTTTCTAGTGCGTGCTCTAAAGCGAGACGATTGCTCAACAAAAAGGTCCAGCCGAAGCCGATGCCATTGCCTCACTGCATCATCCCTCCGGTCGTTGTGTTCTACCACCTTGCCATGAAGGAAAAAGGCACCACTTTTTTGTTTCATGTGGGTCCATTGGAAGCCATTTCTCTTCTGGTTTGTGAGGTTTGTGTCTGTTACCACATTTTGTGGCAACTCAAACGCCATAGTATAATAGCAATTATCATATAGGAATTGTTTGTATTATTGACATACTTTGGCATAtgtgttgcttttttttttttggtaagcgtTAGCAACTTTATTTAAACTGTGCAacaaggtatatatatatataccagtCCAGGTTGCTGTAGGCAGAATATGGCAATCCGAaaccaaaaaaatcaaaacagaaCACCTGTGTGAGGGAATATAACAACCACTAACTGAGTAGAGAGCCCAAAAATGATAACATGTATAAAAGATCAAATGAAGTAACTTGTCCAAAGCTGAACATTTGATGAAGCAGGAACCATCAACATTAATATGAGTGAAGAATATTGATGAAACCCCATTGCTGCGCATGTAATTGTTAAAAGATGTAAAGAAGGTAATGTCAATTGCTGAAGATGACCAATTGCAGTTGTTAGCCCCTTGAAGATTTGTGATGCCTTTACCATGCAAACTTAGTCTGAAGCTATGTGTTGCTCTTTCAACTAATTGGTTTTGTTCAGTTTTCTAAGCTTAGCCAGCAAAGCAATTAGAAACAATTGGCTCGACTATTATTAAGCTTAAGCCATGCGAATGACTTTTCAAGTCAAACTTGAGTAAAAAAATAGTCCACTCAAAGACTCTCAAATctagtcatatatatatatatatatatatatatatatatatatatatatataataataataataatactatcatttatttttaatatataattaatttaatattttaaaatattatgttatattatattttattttaattatttttttaattatgatcaTTGTTTAAATTTGAGCTTAAGTATGGTTTGATGGATATTTAAGTTGAGCtaatttcaaatattatttttatttttttattaaatttaaaattagatattaATGTTTGACCCATCTTCAATTGAATTTCGAGATTGAGTTTTTTGAATCAAGTTGGGCTTGAACCTCTAGCTACACAATTCGATGCGGCTCAATTACATCTTTGGTACAATACGTGGCAGCTGGGAGCCAAGTTGAATGGTAAGGTACCAAGTCAGGTTACATAAGCCTGACGGTATTCTCGTGTACCAATGACTGCTCTAAATCA
Coding sequences within it:
- the LOC105047207 gene encoding cytochrome P450 CYP72A616-like, with protein sequence MRLASLHLVLLPCLFTSFSLSLSLSSFVKGTMWWGSAETLGRILWGVVGLLLLLQAWKGLEWLWWTPRRLERALRGQGLRGTRYRFIHGDLKETARLNKEAWSQPMPFSHDIVPRVTPFFHRAIKENGKLSITWFGPVPRVTIMNPEWVREVLSNKFGHFAKPQINPLGRLLATGLANYEGEQWAKHRRILNPAFNLEKLKRMLPAFSACCGELVNRWEKSIGSLGYFELDVWPELQNFTGDVISRTAFGSSYEEGRRIFQLQAEQAELLIPAVQTVYIPGYRFLPTPINNRRKKIDREVRALLRGIIEKREKAINLGEASNGDLLGLMIESNLKHFQEHGNSKNTRMTTEEVIGECKLFYFAGQETTSVLLTWTMVVLSMHPSWQVRAREEVLELFGKNRPDYDGLNRLKIVTMILYEVLRLYPPAIQLNRRTYKTMKVGDITCPAGVLLLLPVIFIHHDPEFWGKDASEFNPERFAEGISKASKDQLAFFPFGWGPRTCIGQSFALLEAKMGLSMILQHFSFELSPSYVHAPYTVLTLQPQHGAQIRLRRV